CCAGCGCACGCACCAGCAGCGACTGCACCATCGCCATCTGGTAGTGCGGGGGCATCTCGAAGCCGCGCAGCTCCAGCAGGCCCAGCCGGCCGCGGGGACTGTCGGGGCTGTACAGCTTGTCGATGCAGAACTCGGCGCGGTGGGTGTTGCCGGTGATGTCGGTGAGCAGGTGGCGGAGCGCCCGGTCGGCGATCCACGGAGCGACGCTTGCGGAGCGACCATGATCGGGCGCGACGCTTGCGGAGCGACCATGATCGGGAGCGGCGCCCTCTTCCGCGGTCAGGCGGGCGATCTCGGCGAAGGCGATCTCGAGTTCGTAGAGCGCTTCGGAGCGGCCCTCGTCGACCCGGGGAGCCTGCGACGTGGTGCCGATGAATCGGCCGGCGAACAGATACGACAGCGCCGGGTGGCGCTGCCAATAGGTCAACAGTGACACCAGCAGATCGGGTCTGCGCAGCAGCGGCGAGTCGGCCGGGGTGATGCCGCCCAAAGTGATGTGGTTGCCGCCGCCGGTGCCGCCGTGCGTCCCGTCGACGTCGAACGTCTCGGTCGACAGCCGGGCCAGCCGAGCCTCGTCGTAGAGGGTGCGCAACTGGTCGCGCTGCTCGGCGAAGCTGGCGGCGGGCGTGACGTTGACCTCGATGACACCGGGATCGGGCGTGATGGACATGGATTGCAGCCGCCCGTCGGGCGGCGGCCCGTAGCCCTCGACGACCACCGCGCAGGCGATCTTCGCGGCGGCCGCCTCCACCCGGGTGATCAGGTCGACGAAGTGTTCGAGCTCTTCGGTGGGCGGGATGAAGATGTACAGCACGCCGTCGCGGACTTCGGCGACCATCGCGGTGGTGGGCGCGGTGGGCGAATCCTCCACGGCGGCCTCGGTGGTCTCGGGATCGGCCGGCAACGCGCGGGCGCCGCTGGCGATCGGGTCGGCAGGCGCGGACGGGCGCGGTGGCTCCCAACTGATCGAGTCCAGCGGTAGTCGCAGGCCGGCCGGCGAGTCCCCCTCGAGCAGCACCACCCGGCCCCGGCGCAGCCGCCAGTCGGCACTGGCCCAGCCGGCGTCGTCGTCTCGGCGGTGCAACGGCAGCACGTAGGCGGCCGGTTCGGTCACCGGCTCTTCCAGGCGGGCCAGCAGCGCCGCGCGCGCGGCCGCGGTGTCGGTCTCCAGATCGTCGCCGGGTTCGACAGGCTCGCCGACGGGCAGGCGCACCGCGTGCGCCAACCGGCTCAGCGGGTCCTCGAACGCCGCGCGCACCTGGGTGGCCGGCAGTCCGAGACCGTCGGCGATCACCGACAGGATCTGTTGCGCCGCCTCGGGTTTGACGTCGCCGCGGTCACCGCCCCAGGGGTCGGCCAGCAGTGCGGCGTCGGCCCACAGCGGCTCGCCGTCGCGCCGCCAGTGGATTCCGATCTGCCAGCGCGGCAGCGGTTCTCCCGGATACCACTTGCCCTGGCTGCGCTGCACCAGACCACCGGGCGCCCACACCGCCTTCAGCCGCGCGGCCAGCACCGAGGCGCGCTCCCGTTTGTGCGGGCCGTCGGCGGCGGTGATCCACTCCTCGTCGAGCTGGTTGTCCACCGAGACGAAGGTCGGCTCGCCGCCCACGGTCAGCCGCACATCGGCATCGGCCAGCCGCTCGTCGATGCGGGCGCCGAGCTGGTTGATCGCGGCCCAGGCGGCGTCGGTGTAGGGCAGCGTGACACGCGGATCCTCATGCACGCGGGTGACGATGTTCGCGAAATCCAGGGTGGCCTCGGCGATCCCGGTGGTACCGGTGATCGGCGCCGCCGACGACGGATGTGGAGTGGCGGCCAGCGGAATGTGGCCCTCCCCGGCGAACAGACCGGAGGTGGGGTCCAGCCCGATCCAGCCGGCGCCGGGGACGTACACCTCGGTCCAGGCGTGCAGGTCGGTGAAATCAGCCGCCGGCCCGGACGGACCGTCGAGCGCCTCGACGTCGGAGGTCAGCTGCACCAGGTAACCCGACACGAACCGGGCCGCCAAGCCCAGTCCCCGAAGGATCGACACCAGAAGCCACGCGGAGTCGCGGCAGGATCCGATCCCGGTGCGCAGGGTGTGATCCGGGGTCTGCACCCCGGCCTCCATCCGCACGCTGTATCCGACGTCACCGTTGACCGCGCGGTTCAGCGCCACCAGGAAGTCGATGGTCCGGGTCCCGGGTGCGACGACGAAATCCCGGACCCACGAACCCACCAGGTCCCCCGGCCCCGATCCCTCGTCGCCTTCGTCGACCGGGCGCAGGTAGGGCTCCAGGTCGTCCTTGAGCGCCTTGGGATAGACGAACGGGAAGGTCTCCGCGTAGTCCTCGATGAAGAAGTCGAACGGGTTGATGACCTTGAGGTCGGCGATCAGCCCGACCTTGATGGTGAGTTCCCGTGTCCGGGTGGGAAACACGAGCCGGGCCAGGAAGTTGCCGAACGCGTCCTGCTGCCAGTTGATGAAATGATCGGCGGGCTCGACCTCAAGCGAGTAGGCCTCGATGGGCGTCCGCGAGTGCGGCGCAGGCCGAAGCCGGACGACATGCGGGTGCACCTCCACCAATCGGTCGAAGGTGTAGGTGGTGCGGTGCTCGAGCGCCACTTTGATGCCCATAGGCCGCTAATCCCATCACAAGACCCTCGACAACGCATGGCGCGGTGCGACTGGCCCGATCTTCTCAGCTACGCCGTCCGCCGTTGGGAAGCAGGGTTGAGGGCGCCCGGCTGGGCCGGATGGGGAAGGCCGGCTGCTCGCTGGGCGTGGTGGATGTCTCGGTCGGGCTGGTGGTCGCCTCCGTCACCGTCTGCGTCGGAGCCACTGTCTGAGTCGGGATCACCGTCTCGGTCGGAGTCGGCGTGTAGGTCGGGCTCGGAATCGGCGCCTGTGTGACTGTCGGAACGGGTTCCGGGGTCGGCGGTGGCGGCGGTGGCGGGACCGCCGGTGACGCAGCCGCACCAGAATTCGGCGTCTCGATGGCAGGTCTCGGCGCCGTCGCAGGCTCGATCCAGGGGGCGTTGGAACGGCTCGGCTCAGGTGAGGCGGGGCCGACGTCGGGCGGGGTCGGCACGTGGAGCAACGTGGCGACCGCGAGGCCTGCAACCACGGCGGCAAAGACCGTCATTGCGATTCCGCGGCGCGATACATGGTCTTTCAGACTTGCGATGTTGATCATCCACCCCACAGGCGCTAGACACTAGTCGGTCAACAGTCCCGCCACGGTCAGCCCGCACCGTGGCGGCGAGTCTCGTGGCGGCGGCGCATCGCCAGCACCAGCACTCCGGCCAGGGTGATGCCGACCAGGTTGATCGCCAGTTGCGCCGCGGATTCGACAGCGACGTCCCATTCTCCGACCGATGCGGCGACGACCGCGAAACCCGCGGCGGGCACGGTGGTCACCGAGATGAACACCCCGACCAGCGCCGCGGACTTGGCCGACACCAGCGACAGCATGCCTGCCGCACCGGCCAGCAGCGCGACGACGAACGACAACGGGCCGACCTGAAAGATGAAGTCGACGTCGGTGAGTTGGCGGGTGCTGCCCAGCTTGATCCAGCCCAGCGCCTCGCCGCCGAGCACGAACGCCGCGGTGACGGCCATGGCGACCGGGAACCCGACCAGCAGCGCCAGTGACGCACGGCGGGCCAGGTCCAGCCTGCGGCGCACCAGCGCCACCGCCAGGGCCGCCAGCGGGCCGAACTCCGGGCCGACGACCATGGCGCCGACCACCGTGACGGGAGAGTCGGTCACCACACCGACCGCGGCGATCATGCACGCCAGGCACAGAAACAACAGGAAGGTGATGTTGAGCGTGGACTCCTCGCGGGTGCGGGCCGACAGCTCCTCCCAGACGATCGCGTCCCCCGGGTCGCCGTCGGCCTCCTTCTCGGCGCGGTAGGCCGCGGTGGAGACCACGGTGTCCACCAGATCGAGGGTGATGGCGCCCTTGTGGTGCAAGTCCAGTGCCTTCAGGTCGTCGATGACGTCGTTGGCGCATTCCCGTGCGATGTCGGCGGAGATCTCATCGCCCGGCGGGTCCAGCGCCGCCCCGCGATGCACCACCAGGTGCGTCACCCCGACCTGCCGCTGCAGGACAGCCAACACGTCGTCACGAACCTCGACCGGCGCGATGACCCGCAGATGCAGCACAACCGCGAGACTACTTCCCCAGGGGTGCAAGAATCTTCGGTGTGGATCGGCCCAAGCCGCGGTGGATACCCGACCGTCTGTGGCCCTGGCTCGGCAACCGCTGGGTTCAGGCCGTACTCGTGATCGCGCTGTTCGCCATCCTCGGCGTGGTCTTCATGATGACCTCGGACCGCAAGGACACCGCCTACTGGGCCGGCTACACCGACGGGCAGCGGTGGGTCGACGCGGGCGGCTACCAGGCGCACGAGGAGTCGATCGCGGCGTACTGCGCGGGCCAAGCCGCCCACCACGCCGCCAGCTACCAGCGCGGCTGCGTGGACGGCGCCCACAACGCCATGCACTGACCCGGACCGCGTCGAAAGCGGTTGGCTACTGCTGGGATTGGGCCGAGATCGGCTCGGTGTCGGCCGCTCTCGTCGCAGGCGACGGCCACGGGCTCGGCACCGGACGTGGACGCACCCGCTGTGGCCACCAGAACCACCGGCCCAACAGGGCGGCGATCGACGGCGTCATGAAGGACCGGATCACCAGCGTGTCGACCAGCAGACCCATGCCGATGGTGGTGCCGACCTGGGCGATGACCGTCAGCTCGCTGAAGGCCATGGCCGCCATCGTCACGGCGAACACCAGGCCTGCGGAGGTGACCACCGAACCGCTGCCGCCCATGGCGCGGATGATGCCTGTCTTGAGCCCGGCGGGGATCTCCTCCTTGAGGCGCGCCACCAGCAGCAGGTTGTAGTCGGAACCGACCGCGAGCAGGATGACGATCGCCATCACCATCACCATCCAGTGCAGCGGACGGCCGATCAGGTCCTGCCAGATCAACACCGACAAACCGAACGACGTGCCCAGCGACAACGCCACCGTGCCGACGATCACTGCGGAGGCCACCACGGCTCGGGTGATGATCAGCATGATGATGAAGATCAGGCACAGCGCCGCCAATCCGGCGATCATCAAGTCGTAGTCGGCGCTGTCCTGCATGTCCTTGAAGCTGGCCGCGGTACCGGCGAGGAAGATCTTCGAGCCCTCCAGCGGGGTGCCCTTGATCGCCTCGAACGCCGCATTCTTGATCGGGTCGATATGACTGAGACCCTCCGGCGACATCGGATCACCCTCGTGAGAGATGATGAACCGCACCGCTTTTCCGTCCGGTGACAAGAACATCTTCATGCCGCGCTTGAAGTCCGGATTGTCGAACGCCTCCGGCGGGAGGTAGAACGAGTCGTCGTTCTTGGCCTCGTCGAACGCCTTGCCCATCGCGCTCTGGTTGTCCTGCATGGCCGCGATCTGGTCCTGCTGACCGGACTGTGTGCTCTGCAGGGTCAGCTGCATGGTCCGCATCGAGCGCATCGTGTCGATCATCGGCGGCATCAGCGTGCGCATCTGGGCCGTCAACAGGTCCAGCTTGTGCAGATCAGGCACCAGGACCTGGAAGTCGTCCGTCATGGTGTCGATGCCGTCGAGGGTGTCGAACACCGACCGGATGGACCAGCACACCGGGATGTCGAAACAGTGCGGTTCCCAGTAGAAGTAGTTGCGGATCGGCCGGAAGAAGTCGTCGAAGTCGGCGATGTGGTTACGCAGCGTCTGGATGTCGGCCAGCGTCAGGTCCATCTTGCCGACCATGCTGTGTGTGACGGCGTTGAGCTGCCCGAGCAGGTCGTACATCTGCGTCATCGTGGCGATGGAGACGTTCATGTCGTCGCCCATCTTCAGCATGTCCTTCATCCGGTCCTGCATGTAGGACTGGTTCAGCGTCTGCGTGGTGCCCTGCATACCGAGCAGGAATGGGATCGAGCTGTGTTCGATCGGGGTACCCAGCGGCCTGGTGATGGTCTGCACCCGACCGATGCCCGGCGTGTGGAAGATGGCCTTGGCCACCCGGTCGATCACCAGGAAGTCGGCGGAGTTGCGCAGGTCGTGATCGCTCTGCAGCATCAGCAGTTCGGGGCTCAGCCGAGCCTCCGGGAAGTGCCGCTCGGCGGCGGCGAACCCCTCGCTGGCCGGAATGTCGGCGGGCAGATAGTGCCGGTCGTTGTAGTCGGTCCGGTAGCCGGGCAGCGCGAGCAGCCCGATCAGGCAGACGAAGGTCGTCGCCACCAGGATCGGTCCGGGCCAGCGGACCACGGCGGTGCCGATGCGCCGCCAAAAACGTTCGCGGGACGCCGCTTTGGGCTCCAACAGGCCGAAGCGGCTGGCCGCGGTCACAACGGCGGGGCCGAGCGTCATCGCGGCGGCGACCACCACCACCATGCCGACGAACAGCGGAACGCCCATCGACTGGAACATCGGGCTGCGGGTGAAGTGCAGACAGAACAACGCGCCGGCGATGGTCATGCCGGAGCCGACGATCACGTGCCCGGTGCCGTGATACATCTCGTAGTAGGCCGACTCTTTGTCGACGCCCTTGCTGCGCGCCTCCTGATAGCGGCCGAACAGGAAGATGACGTAGTCGGTACCGGCCGCGATCGCAACCATCACCAGCAGGTTGACCGCGAACGTCGACAGCCCGATCAGGTGGTGATAGCCCAGGAAGGCCACCACGCCACGGGCCGCCGCCAATTCGAGGAACACCATCACCAGCGCGATCAGCACCGTGACGATCGAGCGGTAGACGACCAGCAGCATCACCGTGATGACGCCGAACGTCAGACCGGTGATGATCTTGAGGCTGCGGTCACCGGCGATGTGGGTGTCGTTGATCAGTGCCGACGATCCGGCGACGTAGGCCTTGATCCCCGGTGGTGGGGGCACACTCTCGACGATCGTCTTGACGGCCTCGACCGACTCGTTGGCCAGACCCTCACCCATGTTGCCGGACAGATAGGCCTGTACATAGGCGGATTTGCCGTCAGAACTCTGGGATCCGGCGGCGGTCAGCGGATCGCTCCAGAAGTCCTGGATGTGCTCGACGTGTTTCTTGTCGGCCTCGAGCTTCTTGACGATCTCGTTGTAGTACTGGTGCGCGGCGTCGCCGAGCGGCTGATCGCTTTCCAGCACGATCATCACCGAGGTGTTCGACTTGAACTCCTGGAACGTGCTGCCGATCGTGCTCATCGCGACGGACGACGGCGCGTCCATCGCCGTCATCGGCACCGACTGCTCCTGACCGACGACCTCGATCTGGGGCACGACGATGTTCGTGATGACGGTCAGCGCCAGCCAGCCCAGGATGATCGGGACGGACAGCCAGCGGACCCACTGCGCGATGTGCGGCCGCCTCCCCGGTTCGGCCTGCGGCTTTTCGTCTTTGTTCAGCAGGATCATGCGGACTTGACCAGGCAGAAGGTCTGCGCGTTCACACCGGTGTTGGTCTTCTCGTCCTTGAGTTCGCCGTTGACGGTGATCCGGCAACCGATCGTGTCACTGTCGCCCTGGGCGACGATGTTGGCCGAGGCGGCCGGCGCGGTGGTTGTCAAGGTGAGCGACCACGGCAGGGTGACGTCTCGCACGATCTGCGGCTGGGCGTCCAGGTCGAGGTAGTTGATGGTGGCGACGGCTCCCGGCGGGCCGTAGATCTCGTACACCACGGTCTTCGGGTTGAACGGCTTGGTGTCATTGGCCAGACCACTACCCGGACGGGTCGTCTCGGTCTTTCCGAACACCCCGTGCAGGCGGAAAACGCCGAAGGCGGCGATGGCGATCACCAGAACGATCACGATCGGCAGCCATACCTTGCGCAGGAGGTGCAGCGGTCCACGGCGCTTGGTGCGGTGACCTGCGGGGTGAGCCTGTTTCTGATCCGGGCCGGCGGGGGCGTCATCGGCCGGCGCGCCCGAGGATGCGTAGGTCTGGCTTTCCAGCGTCACGACCGGACCCCCTTCTGGCCTCGCAGATCAGCCTGTCGATTCACCGCGGCCCCATTTAGCACCGCTACATAGTAGGACTAACGGATCTCGTCAGCATAACCCGTGTGATCAGCCTCATGGGTCACCACAATTTCTG
This is a stretch of genomic DNA from Mycobacterium sp. ELW1. It encodes these proteins:
- a CDS encoding MMPL family transporter, with amino-acid sequence MILLNKDEKPQAEPGRRPHIAQWVRWLSVPIILGWLALTVITNIVVPQIEVVGQEQSVPMTAMDAPSSVAMSTIGSTFQEFKSNTSVMIVLESDQPLGDAAHQYYNEIVKKLEADKKHVEHIQDFWSDPLTAAGSQSSDGKSAYVQAYLSGNMGEGLANESVEAVKTIVESVPPPPGIKAYVAGSSALINDTHIAGDRSLKIITGLTFGVITVMLLVVYRSIVTVLIALVMVFLELAAARGVVAFLGYHHLIGLSTFAVNLLVMVAIAAGTDYVIFLFGRYQEARSKGVDKESAYYEMYHGTGHVIVGSGMTIAGALFCLHFTRSPMFQSMGVPLFVGMVVVVAAAMTLGPAVVTAASRFGLLEPKAASRERFWRRIGTAVVRWPGPILVATTFVCLIGLLALPGYRTDYNDRHYLPADIPASEGFAAAERHFPEARLSPELLMLQSDHDLRNSADFLVIDRVAKAIFHTPGIGRVQTITRPLGTPIEHSSIPFLLGMQGTTQTLNQSYMQDRMKDMLKMGDDMNVSIATMTQMYDLLGQLNAVTHSMVGKMDLTLADIQTLRNHIADFDDFFRPIRNYFYWEPHCFDIPVCWSIRSVFDTLDGIDTMTDDFQVLVPDLHKLDLLTAQMRTLMPPMIDTMRSMRTMQLTLQSTQSGQQDQIAAMQDNQSAMGKAFDEAKNDDSFYLPPEAFDNPDFKRGMKMFLSPDGKAVRFIISHEGDPMSPEGLSHIDPIKNAAFEAIKGTPLEGSKIFLAGTAASFKDMQDSADYDLMIAGLAALCLIFIIMLIITRAVVASAVIVGTVALSLGTSFGLSVLIWQDLIGRPLHWMVMVMAIVILLAVGSDYNLLLVARLKEEIPAGLKTGIIRAMGGSGSVVTSAGLVFAVTMAAMAFSELTVIAQVGTTIGMGLLVDTLVIRSFMTPSIAALLGRWFWWPQRVRPRPVPSPWPSPATRAADTEPISAQSQQ
- a CDS encoding DUF389 domain-containing protein → MLHLRVIAPVEVRDDVLAVLQRQVGVTHLVVHRGAALDPPGDEISADIARECANDVIDDLKALDLHHKGAITLDLVDTVVSTAAYRAEKEADGDPGDAIVWEELSARTREESTLNITFLLFLCLACMIAAVGVVTDSPVTVVGAMVVGPEFGPLAALAVALVRRRLDLARRASLALLVGFPVAMAVTAAFVLGGEALGWIKLGSTRQLTDVDFIFQVGPLSFVVALLAGAAGMLSLVSAKSAALVGVFISVTTVPAAGFAVVAASVGEWDVAVESAAQLAINLVGITLAGVLVLAMRRRHETRRHGAG
- a CDS encoding MmpS family transport accessory protein, translated to MHLLRKVWLPIVIVLVIAIAAFGVFRLHGVFGKTETTRPGSGLANDTKPFNPKTVVYEIYGPPGAVATINYLDLDAQPQIVRDVTLPWSLTLTTTAPAASANIVAQGDSDTIGCRITVNGELKDEKTNTGVNAQTFCLVKSA
- a CDS encoding transglutaminase family protein; its protein translation is MGIKVALEHRTTYTFDRLVEVHPHVVRLRPAPHSRTPIEAYSLEVEPADHFINWQQDAFGNFLARLVFPTRTRELTIKVGLIADLKVINPFDFFIEDYAETFPFVYPKALKDDLEPYLRPVDEGDEGSGPGDLVGSWVRDFVVAPGTRTIDFLVALNRAVNGDVGYSVRMEAGVQTPDHTLRTGIGSCRDSAWLLVSILRGLGLAARFVSGYLVQLTSDVEALDGPSGPAADFTDLHAWTEVYVPGAGWIGLDPTSGLFAGEGHIPLAATPHPSSAAPITGTTGIAEATLDFANIVTRVHEDPRVTLPYTDAAWAAINQLGARIDERLADADVRLTVGGEPTFVSVDNQLDEEWITAADGPHKRERASVLAARLKAVWAPGGLVQRSQGKWYPGEPLPRWQIGIHWRRDGEPLWADAALLADPWGGDRGDVKPEAAQQILSVIADGLGLPATQVRAAFEDPLSRLAHAVRLPVGEPVEPGDDLETDTAAARAALLARLEEPVTEPAAYVLPLHRRDDDAGWASADWRLRRGRVVLLEGDSPAGLRLPLDSISWEPPRPSAPADPIASGARALPADPETTEAAVEDSPTAPTTAMVAEVRDGVLYIFIPPTEELEHFVDLITRVEAAAAKIACAVVVEGYGPPPDGRLQSMSITPDPGVIEVNVTPAASFAEQRDQLRTLYDEARLARLSTETFDVDGTHGGTGGGNHITLGGITPADSPLLRRPDLLVSLLTYWQRHPALSYLFAGRFIGTTSQAPRVDEGRSEALYELEIAFAEIARLTAEEGAAPDHGRSASVAPDHGRSASVAPWIADRALRHLLTDITGNTHRAEFCIDKLYSPDSPRGRLGLLELRGFEMPPHYQMAMVQSLLVRALVARFWDQPLRAPLIRHGLNLHGRYLLPHFIIHDIADVCADLRAHDVNFDTSWLDPFTEFRFPRVGTAVFDHVEIELRGAIEPWNTLGEESTGTGTARYVDSSVERIQVRTIGADRQRHILTCNGYPIPMLGTDNPDVLVGGVRYRAWQPPSALHPTITVDGPLRFELVDMATGTSRGGCTYHVSHPGGRSYDTPPVNAVEAESRRGRRFEATGFTPGKVDIGDIREKLARQSTDVGAPGILDLRRARTVLQN